The Achromobacter spanius genome includes the window CCGCCTTCTCTTGGACATGGGCGGCTTCCAGCACGTACTGGCCCGGCCACGGCGTCGTGATCTCGATGCGGCCGTTCTCATCGGTCCAGAAGCGCTTTTCCCATTTCGGGGGACCGAAGACGGTCACTTCCGTCTTGGCCAGCGGTTTGCCTTCAAAGTTCAGGACAAAGGTGTTGGCGCCGGCGGCGGTGGGCACCAGTTCCAGGTCCAGCTTGGCCTGCGTGTCGGTGCGGCCGACCTTGGCGCCGTACTTGACCAGCGTTTCCTTGAACTGCATCGGCTGAGCCAGGCGCACATCGCCCTTTCCGGTGGCTGCGAATTCAACGAAATCCGCGCCCTTGCCCGAGGCCTTCAACACGGTGCCATCGGCGGCCGTCACCACCGGCGCCACCAGGATCTTGCCCAGCAAGCCATCCTGCTTCTCGCGCACGTCGTCGGCCCATTCGCCGAAGTACGCCTTGGCCGGGCCCTCGGCCCCGCGTTCCAGCCAAACAAAGTGCGCCTGCGCAGCGCCCGCGCTGCCCATCAGGGCAATGGCGGCCAAA containing:
- a CDS encoding DUF4198 domain-containing protein — protein: MTFARTLAAIALMGSAGAAQAHFVWLERGAEGPAKAYFGEWADDVREKQDGLLGKILVAPVVTAADGTVLKASGKGADFVEFAATGKGDVRLAQPMQFKETLVKYGAKVGRTDTQAKLDLELVPTAAGANTFVLNFEGKPLAKTEVTVFGPPKWEKRFWTDENGRIEITTPWPGQYVLEAAHVQEKAGEADGKSYAKIRYVSTTTFNVNK